CGCGTGAGCTGCTCTTACAACGCTGGCATCCAGTGGTGCAACGACGTTTGTTGACCCAACTCCCGCTTGAATTAAGACTAAATACCTAACTCCCTGTTTAGGCCCGCCAAGCCAAGGAGCTTGCCTCGTTTGGTTCCattgccgacggcgcccagTACATCGATGACCAATGTCACATAGGTTCCCCGGGTGTAAGCGGCTACGCCAGTGGCCAAGTGTTTCACGAAACCGACTGAAATGTCATCCTTTGGAACACTCCCTGCTGAGTGAACAAGTTGATGACGCCAGGAGGTTAGCAGATGAAGGATGAGGCACTTTGTAATTCAAACGGTCTAGATCTCTTTAGGGTGCTTCTCTTGGTTGTGCGATTTCGAGTAAGAGCGGGGAACCGGGGACGCCAGATAGACTGGCGATGTCAGATTCGAAGGTAGCAGGGACGATATGAATCAATCAGGCGGTGACAGGAGCACTGTCAGCACCACAACTGTTACCCACGATAATGATAGGCCTTTTTGTGACAGATTTGCCCTTTTCTTATTTAGGAGCATTCTTGCCGAAGAGTCGGTAATGTAGTCCACTACGGCAGGAAAGGGATTGTCGTGCAAGCACTACTCAAACGATTACTGCGCCGGCAAATTGCAATAATTTGATCTTGGTTTTGTGCTTCTCATCCAACGAGGTTGATATCTTTGACGGAAAAAAATTAGCGAGAGGTTCATGCAGGGCATTTGAGCATAGTAGCCGAACCACAGTAATTGTCACCCCCTGATGATAGGTAGCCAGCCCTGGGGAGAGAACAGATGCGTCGTGATACAAACAGCTCATCATTAGCCATTGGCTACTCTGCCTAATCAGAAAACGCCTTGGATAGATATAGCACGGTCGCTCTTGGGAGTACGCCTTCGGTGTGGCTATTCTTCATATCCCCACCGTCCTGAATGCTCTCATTTCCATTGGCTTTTGCTTAGTGCCAGACCCATCAATATCACCGCACAGGTTTCTCCTTGGATAGATACAAAACCTGATTCGGGGGTAAAGAAAGGCAGAGTTGAGAATCCTTAATATTGTAGAATACCGAAGCAATGGAGCTACGACCACTAATAGGTCATGACGTGGGTTCCTCCGTTAATAGCCCAAATATCGCCCGTAATGTACGCCGCATCAGACGAGATCATGAACGCCAACAGGGCACCAACCTCCTCCAGCTTTCCAAGTCTCCGAAGCGGGACTCTCTTCAGTCCCTCCTGCATCGCGGGGCTTGCTGCTATACCTCTCTCTAAAGCGGCGGTCAAAATGGGACCAAGGGCGACTGTGTTGCAGCGAATGTTGTCGGGGCCGTACGTAGCGGCAGTGTGGCGTGTGAGAGCATGTACACCTGCTTTCGAGGCCGCGTATGCCACTCGGATGGGTTCCGGAGTACCCATGAAGTGACCCCCCATCTGGTAAGAGGTTATTACATGACATACTGTTGGCCCCACTATGGATACAGTTGTGAAGTGTGGGCCGTGACAATGAGTTGTATGCTTAAAGGTTTCTATCCTGGATAGGCAATTGCGGTATACTCTACATTCTATAACATGTTTAGGAACAGGAGAGGGCGATGGCAAAGACTTACACTTgagatgttgatgatggtgccACCACCCGCCTTCTTCAGGTGGGGCAGCGAGTATTTTGTTGTCAAAGCATAGCCAGTGGTGTTGACCAAGAATGTTCGTTGCCAGATCGCGGCGTCCATGTCGAGGACAGACGTGTCGTTGCCCAGGGTCTGGGGGCTGAGGTCGGCACCGATGTTCAGCAAGCTGTCGAGCCCGCCGAGCCACTCGGTGCTCTTCTCAACCAGGGCCTTGATGGAGTCCTCGTCTGCGAGGTCAAACTCGACAACAatggcgctgccgccggacTTGGTGATCTCCTCGCCGActtccttggcggcggcgatgttgatGTCAGCCACAACGACTTTGGCcccgcgggcggcgaggagcttgGCTGTGCCGGCTCCAACACCCGTAGCTGCACCAGCCACAATCACACGGAGTCCAGTTACACTCGCCATTGTCGTTGAGAATTGTGGAGTAGGTAGATAAGGAGTTGGGTTCAATTGGTTGTATGATAGACTCTTGATTGCGTGAGGCTCGTCCGAACCGAGGGGAATCACATTTGCTAGCTAGATAACCACCTCTGTCTTATACTCGCTTTCTTGTTACCTCAAGGCAGTTTAGGTTACCGTTCCTGAAATGCGCCTCGGGATCGGGTAGAAGTCCCCCTGCAATGCGGGACCGAAACCGAGACCGGGGTTTCATTGACGAAGTTACACCCCCCCGTTCTACCAATTTTAGCGCGGACATTCAGCCCGCAGAGTTTACTCACCCCGAGGTTATGAGATGTCCGCCATGCGCCGAGACTCTGAGATGCCATGTTCAAGCCAATGGCGGGCCCTGAATTACAATGTCGGATGGGTCAAGGGCCCAGGCTCTGAGGAGCAGGGCGGTGCATTTGGATGCAAGAAGGTGTGACCATCTGAACGGTGCGCTTGATCTCGCATGTCACCTCATATCTGACGAGACGGCATCTTGTTCTAGTCCGAGATGTGTTGAACCGATTCATATAAGAGCCGAAGCCGTCTCACGTCTCACCTCGCATTTTAGCCCACCAAACCCCTTCCCCTCATTCGCACCTCTTCTGTCTTACACACAAGTCTCCCACTTCATTGTACACTACAGCCATGGCGGATTCAtcgggcgccgccgctgcagcaGCGACCTTGCTCGAACGCTTTAGTTCGGGCTCTTCTGTCAAGTTGCTTGCGACCGCgctggccgtcttcgccgcaATCTTGCTCGCAATCGACAAGCTCATTGCCGCCCCCGTGGATCCCCGCGAGCCTCCTGTCGTCAAGGGGATTCTCCCCATCATCGGTCACTGGATCTCGGTGAACACATCGTACCCTGGCGTCTACGAGAAGCTTGCGTAAGTGGCCTCCCTCCACCCAGACTCACTCACCATCAAGAAATTTCCCCGTAAGAAGAGAGGAAAAGCATAGCGGTGCTGACTTTGCAACTCCGTCTCTCGCAGCAAGCAAAGCAAGCTGCCTGTCTGCACCATCCCAGTCCTCAACAAGAAGATGTACGTCATCAACAACGCAAACCTGGTCCAGAGCGCGATGCGCAACAAAACCCTCGAGTTTGGCGCTCGTATCGAAGAGATTGGCCGCATCATGGGCGTGGACCCCGTTATCGTCAAGAGGCTCGTGAAGGAGAATGCCGTCGAAGAGATTTCTCGCGTCACCGTTTCGGCCCTGTCTGGAGAAAACCTGCTCAGCCTGAACTTGAATGCGTTGAAATACATCGGCGGTCGCTTCAACGAGGTCAAGCCTGGCTCTGCCCTTCAGATTGACGATGTTCACCACTGGTCCCGTGATCTCATCGGTCAAGCCACCACCCGGGCTCTGTATGGCGAGCACAGCCCCTTTAACAACCCGGAACTTGTCGACGCTATTTGGTACGTCTCTCTTTGCACTCTCTGGCTCACTGAAGCCCTCTTTatcctttcctttccttttgCTGACCAGCGTATCGTAGGACCTATGAATCTGGTCTTGGAAAACTCCAGTATGGCTGGATTTCCAAATTCATAGCTGGAAAGGCTCTTGAGGCCAGGAAGAAGATCGTCACAGGCCTGGTCGGCTACTACATGCGCAAGCTTGATCAAGGCCCGACCGTTTCCGCCGTGATCAAGGGCCGCGCCGAGTTTTGGCGCTCATTCGGCCTCTCCGACATCATGCTCGGCGCCATGGATTCCCTccccgcctcgtcgacggtcAACACCGCGCCCTCAATGTTCTGGCTCATTGTTAACGTCTTCGCCGAGCCAAAGTACCTGTCCGCCGTCCGcaaggaggtcgagggcgcAAAcgtcatcaccatcacccaGGAGGGCGACAAGCGCATCGCCACCGTCGACGTTCCCGAGCTTGGAAAGTCGTGCCACTACCTCGTGGCGTGCTACCGTGAGACTCTCCGCATGGAGAACACCGTCACCGGAAGCCGGACCGTCACAAGCAAGGACACGACCATCACCGACCACGAGACCGGACGTGAGTATCTCCTGAAGGAAGGCGTGGAGGTCCAGTGGAGCGCGTCCGTGATGCACAAGAAGTCGATCTGGGGCGAGGACAGCGAGCAGTACAATCCCGCGAGGTGGCTGAAGGGGACCCCTGAGATCAACAAAGGCTCCAAGGAGTCGTTTGTGCcctttggcggcggcaagcATCTCTGCCCTGGCCGAAACTTTGCATTTGCCGAGCTCCTGGGTTGCCTGGCTGTTTTGGCAGTCGGTTTTGAGCTTGAGGGCGTTGAGGTCCCGGACCATGCCATGTTGTTTTCAACCTCTGGCCTGCGCTCTCCCATCTACGGAAACAAGTCCAGCAAGGCAACCTTGAGGAGGAGAGCGGGATGGGAGGATGTTGAATGGAGATACAAATGAGGCAAGTGAGATAGCAGGGGCTTGCACGGATACCAGAATACCTACTGCTGAAGGGAGGCATACGGGATGCAGAATGGCTATCGATTTGCTCATTTATATCAAGCGGTGCATGGGTATCGCAACGCGTACGTAGTATGCATTAGGCTTTCTTATTCTTTCTGGTCTTGGTTGATTCagacgagacgaagacgtGCTAAAGTATCATGATGCCCTCCTCTACGATGTCGCCACAGTACAGCCGTCTTCTCAGTTTTGAGTCCAGGTACTCAATGTCCCGTGTATCGTCTTCCGTCTCGCCTGATTCGCGTCCCCAGTGCATAATCCCTTCGACATAACAGGTCCCCACCATCGTTGTCCTCCTCATATTTTCCAAGTGCTCAAGTGTTCTCCTGGCTTGCTGAGGGGGAACCTGTATGCTACCGCCATACGCGCGGAGAATATATGGCATAAGACCCCCTTCGACGATGCAGACATCGTCTCCTACACCCATGTTTTCTGGTCCTATGCCGAGTTGGCCTCGTTCAGTAACGAACAAACGGCAACCTGCCGCCATGGTTCGTACTGTGTCTTCGATCCAATGAacctcatcatcttcaaGTGGCCTCTGTGGATCGACGTCTGACGGTTCCGCACACTGATACTCAGTACTGTCGTTGGGCATCATCATATTGCTTCTGCCAGAGAGGCAAACTCCACACTTCTGTCTGATCCAAAGCGTGACTCGTCGGCGCTGTTCCGGTTCAATTAGGTATAGACATCCGCCATTTTCGTTGGATACTCGCAGAGAGTAGCACAGACAGGACGCAACAAGATCGAGGAAGGTCTCCCGATACATTCGCCGAACTTTGTGTGTTACGCAGCTGGGACGGATTTGCATAACCACTGACGGAAGATTCGAAAGGTCGCTTCGGATAACATCGCTGACAGTCTCAATATGGCCGCAGCTCACGCCGTTCAGAACCAAAGCCTGACGTTGCTGGGCTCTAGAGGTGTGGGGGTGATTTGTGTAGTTAATTAACTTTGGAAGTAGATGGATAGGTTCCCAGGCTGAGTCTTCCTCCGCGTGTATCAGGCGCTCGATGTGCTGTCGTGGCATCAGCTTGAAGCTGGGTTGTTCAACGCACCGTTTCCGGAACATGGCACGGCTGGCGTTGAAGTGCAGCGGTATCTCTCCATGAAGACGGAAGCGCCGTTGGTCGAAACCCGGCGCCATTATATCGGAAGACCAGTCTGGAACCCAGGAAGGAACGTCCTTGCGAGATTTGGCAACCAAATCGAACGTCGTCATCCACACAAGACCGGTCTGAAGAATGATTTCATGCGCTACAGAGGTAAACAGGGCGCTGACATCAAGATCGTAGTTGGCCTGGATGTAGACGTCGCTGTGTTGAAAAATTCGCTCTTTCTTCAAGTCTTTTGCAAGTCGAAGAAGGGCAAATATCTTGTCTCGAGGTTCCGATGACTTCCTGTTGCGAAACCGCCTTAGCAACCACAGAAGTGGGCTTGTTGTCGAGACGAATGTTATATTGCCAAATGCACCACGAAATCGCATTACGTCGATGGCATTCACCTTGTCTGCCAGGTAAGCCATAACTTGGTTCAACTCCTTGGACCTCAACGAAGACAGCTCAAGGAAGTTTTcggtggcgtcgacgatgaaAGTGAATGGCATCGTGACACGTCCGTACGAAATAGTGAGATTTCTGGCGACACATGCTTCCTGTATTATCCACATCCGGTTCCACCAGTCGCTGACAGCGAAAAGGCGAATCCTCTCGGCCAATAGCTGGATCTTCTGTTCCTCGGTAGAGTGGTGTGTCGTGAGCGAAGCGAAGTGTTCATCGATGAAGCTGTCGTTCATGCTCTCGAAGCTGAACGCCACCAGGAAACTGAAAAGAGAAACAATTTCGTCATTTTCCGACGCCGACCCGGCAGGCAGCTTTGTCAAAATATCGGCGAGGTGCTGGTAAGCTAGGGCTTCGTCCCTGCGAGTCCCTGTAAAGTGAACCGGGGGATGTTGGCCGAGCTTTTCGAACCGACGCGGATAGTCCTTCCGGCTGCGGTCCAAGCCATCACCAATGTAGGCGATCACTTCAGTGGCCCAGCCGAAGATATCGTGCATCAGCCCAACCTGCTTGCTTTTCTCAGCAGCATCGTTTTGGTTAATGCAAATCGAATCCACCCAGAGAGTGACGGGTTCTGTACGTCGACGGACAGCGCGCAAGGCTCTGTCAAGATTGAAAGTGATACTGTGAACTTTGCTATTGACGATGATTTGGTTCGACGTCCTGGTGCTGCCCCAAGCGTAGGACAGAGCAACGTACTCTCGAGATCGGTCAGTCACGTATAATGTGGCCTCGAGATCTTCCAGCCATTCACCAGGGTGaagccgaagaaggcgaaCTTCGGATTCTTTCAGCAAGCTGACATACTGGAAGGTCGACATTACTGGTGAGGTAAGACAGAAATCCAGATGGTTCAAATGGAAGTTGAGGCATTGAAGGCCAGTATCTACTGAGCTAGTGTAGGTAAATCTTTGCTGATGAAAAGTAAATGAAGGACAGGGCGTTAGGTTGCATATGGGCAGATGTGTGGGAATACATGTAGCATGTCAGCCCGCAGCTCGGATGGCTGCTGATTGGCATGTCGAACGTTTGATCACGGGATGCCAAATCCAGCAAGCCGTACTTGAACGTAGGTTGCAGGTCATGGGAAGACTGCTGACCTCGTATAAGAACGCATGCTATTCTCTATGCATCAAAGGTGTGGTTGTGCTATGATTGTAGCGCATAACGTCGAATACCCCATAGCTTGAGACGGTGCAAATGACACAGCAATATTTAGGGCGGGATCTCGAGGTTATGTAACGCAACAGGTAGCTGTAGTGTAATGTAATTAGacgttgatgttgatgttgagtCTGCACCTGGGTTTAGGCGGGGATGCTGACAGGGGTCCAGAGCAGGACCTACCCCTCCTCAATTACATAAGCTCGCTCAGCTAAGGCAACAACAGACTGGTCCGTGCCCGGCGGACATCACGAAAGGCTGCAATAATTTTTTGGAGCTCCAGAAGCTTCTTGGGCCACGAACAGCACAAGTACAGCCTTCTCCTGCGCGACGACACACGAAACTCAAACATCCCGCCGAGCGAATCTCCCACTGCTGTACTCGTCGTTCAAGAAAAAATATCCAAAATGTCGTTCGGAGGCCAGACCCCGACCATCATTGTCCTGAAGGAAGGTCCGTTACCCCACCGCCTTGTTCCTCCCCTAGCCGACCAAGGAACCATGACTGACGGACTGTTGTCTTTTGCGCAGGAACCGATACCTCCCAGGGCAAGGGTCAGATCGTCTCCAACATCAATGCATGCTTGGCAGTCCAAGCCACGATCAAGTCCACCCTTGGTCCTTATGGCGGCGATCTCTTGATGGTCGATGCCAACGGCAGGCAAACCATCACCAACGACGGTGCCACCGTTATGAAGGTGGGAAGGCGCGAACGACAGGAGTTCAAGGGCAGTCTACTGACGCGTTATAGCTCCTCGACATCGTTCACCCCGCAGCCCGAATTCTTGTCGATATCGCGAGATCACAAGACGCtgaggtcggcgacggcacaACGTCCGTTGTCGTTCTGGCCGGAGAGATCCTGAAGGAGATTAAGGAGCACGTAGAGCAGGGCGTCAGCTCTCAGGTCATCATCAAGGGCCTGCGGAGGGCATCGATGATGGCTGTcaacaagatcaaggagatTGCTATCGACACCAACGAGAGCAACAGGAGAGAGACCCTCAGTAAGCTTGCCGGCACAGCCATGACGAGCAAGCTGATCAAGCGCAACACGGAGTTCTTCACAAAGAGTATGGGAATATGCACTTCTTCACGGGTTGACATTTGCTAATCATCCGCAGTGGTCGTGGACGCCGTCTTGTCCTTGGACCAGGACGACCTGAACGAGAAGTTGATCGGCGTCAAGAAGATCCCCGGTGGTTCCCTCACCGAGTCGCTATTCGTCAACGGTGTCGCAttcaagaagaccttctcCTACGCTGGATTCGAGCAACAACCCAAGTCTTTCGAGAAGCCCAAGATCGTCTGCTTGAACGTCGAGTTggagctcaaggccgagaaggacaaCGCCGAGGTCCGCGTCGAGCAGGTGTCGGACTACCAGGCCGTTGTCGATGCGGAATGGCAGATTATTTACAAGAAGTTGGAGGCGATCCACAACACGGGCGCCAAGGTCGTGCTCAGCAAGTTGCCCATCGGTGATCTGGCTACGCAGTACTTCGCCGACCGCGACATTTTCTGCGCTGGCCGCGTTGCCTCCGAGGACATGGAGCGCGTGGTCCAAGCTACCGGCGCGACTGTCCAGTCAACATGCTCAGATATCCTGGCGGAGCACCTGGGCACCTGCGGCAGCTTCGACGAGCGCCAGATCGGTGGCGAGCGCTTCAACTTCTTCGAGGGCTGCTCCGAGGCCAAGACCTGCACACTCGTCCTCCGCGGTGGTGCCGAGCAATtcatcgccgaggtcgagcgcTCGTTGCACGACGCCATCATGATCGTCAAGCGGGCCATCAAGAACCACACCATcgttggcggtggcggtgccgccgagatggaggtCTCCGCCTACCTCCACCAGTTCGCCGACAAGAACATCCCTCACAAGCAGCAGGCTATCATCAAGAGCTTCGCTAAGGCCCTCGAAATCATCCCGCGCCAGCTCTGCGACAACGCCGGCTTTGACGCGACTGACATCCTCAACAAGCTGCGCGTGGAGCACCGGAAGGGCAGCACCTGGGCCGGTGTCGACTTTACCaacgagggcgtcgccgacatGATGGAGCGCTTCGTCTGGGAGCCGGCGCTGGTTAAGATTAACGCAATCCAGGCCGCGACTGAGGCCAGTtgcctcatcctcggcgtcgacgagacgaTCCGCAACGAGGAGAGCCAGCAGCCCCAGGCCCCTGGCCAGCAGCTTCctcccggcgccgcccagcgcGCTCTGAGAGGCAGAGGACGGGGCATGCCTCGTCGGTAAAAAGATGGTCATGACGGGGAAATGAATGAACAAAAAGGGAATCAAAAATAAAGGAATCGATGAATGGCGTCTGTATGATACCTAGAACTGGTTCCCCCACAGGGGGGTTTTTGGCTTTCAGAAGTCCGAATAGACAGTGTCATTTGTCGCTTGTCACGAAGGGCCTATTCCCTGATGCACATCATTCTTTCTGCTGTGTCTTGACATGTTTCCCTATTCTGCCGGGGCATAAACGGTTGTGAGTTAGCTAGTTACAGGGAGATGAACTGGAAATGGTCCTTCATCGATGCTGTCTCTCGGTGGTGCTTGAGAATGTAGTGAAGGTAAGGTATGGCATGCTGAGTCATTCATTGGGCACCGACAACGCCGATCTCCGCCGGGTTGATTCAGTTACGGGACCGGCACTGCTTCGTCTTCCGTTCCTCCCGGTCCATGCAGCACCCCAAccctctccctcacccagCTGGAATAGCAACGGCCAAACCCCTATCTGTGGGCAATCTATACTTTCCATGGCATCGAGACCAAGTCTTAGACCAACCTAGCTCATTCATGGCATACTTGAAGGCAGACCA
The DNA window shown above is from Colletotrichum destructivum chromosome 2, complete sequence and carries:
- a CDS encoding Putative heterokaryon incompatibility, whose protein sequence is MSTFQYVSLLKESEVRLLRLHPGEWLEDLEATLYVTDRSREYVALSYAWGSTRTSNQIIVNSKVHSITFNLDRALRAVRRRTEPVTLWVDSICINQNDAAEKSKQVGLMHDIFGWATEVIAYIGDGLDRSRKDYPRRFEKLGQHPPVHFTGTRRDEALAYQHLADILTKLPAGSASENDEIVSLFSFLVAFSFESMNDSFIDEHFASLTTHHSTEEQKIQLLAERIRLFAVSDWWNRMWIIQEACVARNLTISYGRVTMPFTFIVDATENFLELSSLRSKELNQVMAYLADKVNAIDVMRFRGAFGNITFVSTTSPLLWLLRRFRNRKSSEPRDKIFALLRLAKDLKKERIFQHSDVYIQANYDLDVSALFTSVAHEIILQTGLVWMTTFDLVAKSRKDVPSWVPDWSSDIMAPGFDQRRFRLHGEIPLHFNASRAMFRKRCVEQPSFKLMPRQHIERLIHAEEDSAWEPIHLLPKLINYTNHPHTSRAQQRQALVLNGVSCGHIETVSDVIRSDLSNLPSVVMQIRPSCVTHKVRRMYRETFLDLVASCLCYSLRVSNENGGCLYLIEPEQRRRVTLWIRQKCGVCLSGRSNMMMPNDSTEYQCAEPSDVDPQRPLEDDEVHWIEDTVRTMAAGCRLFVTERGQLGIGPENMGVGDDVCIVEGGLMPYILRAYGGSIQVPPQQARRTLEHLENMRRTTMVGTCYVEGIMHWGRESGETEDDTRDIEYLDSKLRRRLYCGDIVEEGIMIL
- a CDS encoding Putative cytochrome P450, with product MADSSGAAAAAATLLERFSSGSSVKLLATALAVFAAILLAIDKLIAAPVDPREPPVVKGILPIIGHWISVNTSYPGVYEKLAKQSKLPVCTIPVLNKKMYVINNANLVQSAMRNKTLEFGARIEEIGRIMGVDPVIVKRLVKENAVEEISRVTVSALSGENLLSLNLNALKYIGGRFNEVKPGSALQIDDVHHWSRDLIGQATTRALYGEHSPFNNPELVDAIWTYESGLGKLQYGWISKFIAGKALEARKKIVTGLVGYYMRKLDQGPTVSAVIKGRAEFWRSFGLSDIMLGAMDSLPASSTVNTAPSMFWLIVNVFAEPKYLSAVRKEVEGANVITITQEGDKRIATVDVPELGKSCHYLVACYRETLRMENTVTGSRTVTSKDTTITDHETGREYLLKEGVEVQWSASVMHKKSIWGEDSEQYNPARWLKGTPEINKGSKESFVPFGGGKHLCPGRNFAFAELLGCLAVLAVGFELEGVEVPDHAMLFSTSGLRSPIYGNKSSKATLRRRAGWEDVEWRYK
- a CDS encoding Putative chaperonin TCP-1, chaperonin Cpn60/GroEL/TCP-1 family, groEL-like apical domain superfamily; amino-acid sequence: MSFGGQTPTIIVLKEGTDTSQGKGQIVSNINACLAVQATIKSTLGPYGGDLLMVDANGRQTITNDGATVMKLLDIVHPAARILVDIARSQDAEVGDGTTSVVVLAGEILKEIKEHVEQGVSSQVIIKGLRRASMMAVNKIKEIAIDTNESNRRETLSKLAGTAMTSKLIKRNTEFFTKMVVDAVLSLDQDDLNEKLIGVKKIPGGSLTESLFVNGVAFKKTFSYAGFEQQPKSFEKPKIVCLNVELELKAEKDNAEVRVEQVSDYQAVVDAEWQIIYKKLEAIHNTGAKVVLSKLPIGDLATQYFADRDIFCAGRVASEDMERVVQATGATVQSTCSDILAEHLGTCGSFDERQIGGERFNFFEGCSEAKTCTLVLRGGAEQFIAEVERSLHDAIMIVKRAIKNHTIVGGGGAAEMEVSAYLHQFADKNIPHKQQAIIKSFAKALEIIPRQLCDNAGFDATDILNKLRVEHRKGSTWAGVDFTNEGVADMMERFVWEPALVKINAIQAATEASCLILGVDETIRNEESQQPQAPGQQLPPGAAQRALRGRGRGMPRR
- a CDS encoding Putative short-chain dehydrogenase/reductase SDR, NAD(P)-binding domain superfamily encodes the protein MASVTGLRVIVAGAATGVGAGTAKLLAARGAKVVVADINIAAAKEVGEEITKSGGSAIVVEFDLADEDSIKALVEKSTEWLGGLDSLLNIGADLSPQTLGNDTSVLDMDAAIWQRTFLVNTTGYALTTKYSLPHLKKAGGGTIINISSMGGHFMGTPEPIRVAYAASKAGVHALTRHTAATYGPDNIRCNTVALGPILTAALERGIAASPAMQEGLKRVPLRRLGKLEEVGALLAFMISSDAAYITGDIWAINGGTHVMTY